In Sphaeramia orbicularis chromosome 14, fSphaOr1.1, whole genome shotgun sequence, the following are encoded in one genomic region:
- the c14h21orf91 gene encoding protein EURL homolog: MDEEEQFVNIDLNDDNICSVCKLETETGTLSFCHVCFELSIEGVPPSTLLHSKSLRGHRDCFEKCHLIANQKLSRSKVSRSAYEGMKLALSQKLNRIIQYAQNKDSVSSAGAGRRGAKLLCYGPQSDRKLLPQSDAQVPRYAPRWDTAKGMGMLERHTAEELGLLQAAPDDVWADGGRKGLHNRNATCGGGGLTPHRCHGHSRDELAKMSMDELHQLNSQLLMQIQKVFEELTEAVQEKDSLASELHVRHIAIEQLFKNCAKLPWLHISRAGVKANSGGGVGPVD; encoded by the exons ATGGACGAAGAAGAGCAGTTTGTGAACATTGATCTGAACGACGACAACATCTGCAGCGTCTGTAAACTCGAAACGGAAACGGGGACCTTATCTTTCTGCCATGTTTGCTTTGAACTCAGCATTGAAG GCGTCCCCCCTTCTACCTTGTTGCACTCAAAGTCCCTGCGGGGCCACAGAGACTGCTTTGAGAAATGCCACCTCATCGCCAACCAGAAGCTGTCACGTTCCAAGGTGTCCCGAAGTGCCTACGAGGGCATGAAGCTGGCCCTCAGCCAGAAGCTGAACCGCATCATCCAGTACGCCCAGAACAAAGACTCGGTGTCCTCGGCTGGCGCCGGCAGACGGGGGGCCAAGCTGCTCTGCTACGGCCCCCAGAGCGACCGCAAGCTGCTGCCCCAGTCGGACGCCCAGGTGCCCCGCTACGCCCCCCGCTGGGATACCGCCAAGGGCATGGGCATGCTGGAGCGCCACACCGCCGAGGAGCTGGGGCTACTCCAGGCGGCGCCGGATGACGTGTGGGCCGACGGCGGCAGGAAAGGTCTACACAACCGCAACGCAACatgtggaggaggaggactgacGCCGCACAGATGCCATGGACACAGCAGAGACGAAT tgGCCAAAATGAGCATGGATGAGCTTCATCAGCTGAACAGCCAACTGCTGATGCAGATTCAGA AGGTGTTCGAGGAGCTGACCGAGGCCGTGCAGGAAAAGGACTCGCTGGCGTCGGAGCTCCACGTTCGCCACATCGCCATCGAGCAGCTGTTTAAGAACTGTGCCAAGCTGCCGTGGCTGCACATCAGCAGGGCCGGCGTGAAGGCGAACAGCGGCGGCGGCGTTGGCCCCGTGGACTGA